Proteins encoded within one genomic window of Terriglobales bacterium:
- a CDS encoding DUF1778 domain-containing protein encodes MPKKGSPGKRRRPRKGFPHRVVGYLDGPTHELVTNAAEHLGENISAFVARAVKDRAEQVLKKRPTT; translated from the coding sequence ATGCCAAAGAAAGGAAGCCCCGGAAAACGCCGCAGGCCACGTAAGGGCTTCCCGCATCGTGTTGTCGGATACCTGGACGGACCGACTCACGAACTTGTTACCAACGCCGCGGAGCATCTCGGCGAGAACATCAGCGCCTTCGTCGCCCGGGCTGTGAAAGATAGAGCTGAGCAAGTTCTAAAGAAAAGACCGACGACGTAG